The Persephonella atlantica genome includes a window with the following:
- a CDS encoding DsrE/DsrF/DrsH-like family protein, with protein sequence MGQKLVIVLGTGTLEKLQMAAMLSSVVATFGSEVRIFVTMGAIPPFKKGLSKEERAQSESIVGNAIMEKNAPFFIDVFKQAKSLGDVKLYACGLAMDVLGWELEDLEEGLFDDMVGITEFLGIAEGGEIMVI encoded by the coding sequence ATGGGTCAAAAACTTGTTATTGTCCTTGGAACAGGGACATTAGAAAAACTCCAGATGGCAGCAATGCTGTCCTCTGTAGTGGCCACATTTGGTTCTGAAGTGAGAATCTTTGTAACTATGGGAGCAATACCCCCATTTAAGAAAGGTCTGTCAAAAGAAGAAAGGGCCCAGTCAGAAAGTATCGTAGGAAACGCAATAATGGAAAAGAATGCACCGTTTTTTATTGATGTGTTCAAACAGGCAAAGAGTCTTGGAGATGTAAAACTGTACGCCTGTGGTCTTGCAATGGATGTTCTTGGATGGGAACTTGAAGATCTGGAGGAAGGCCTTTTTGATGACATGGTAGGAATAACAGAATTTCTGGGAATAGCTGAAGGCGGAGAAATAATGGTTATCTAA
- the recA gene encoding recombinase RecA gives MGEVLDEKELEARKKALESALAQIEKKFGKGSVMTLSSEAVKTVEAIPTGSLTLDIATGIGGIPRGRVTEIYGPESSGKTTLTLHLIAEAQKRGGKAVFIDAEHAFDPKYAKAIGVNIEELIVSQPDYGEQALEIAETLIRSGAIDVVIIDSVAALVPKAEIEGDIEDSNVGLHARLMSKAMRVLKGAVNKSNTALVLINQIREKVGVMFGNPETTTGGRAIKFFADMRLEVRKKDIKDSGEKVGSRVKVKVVKNKLAPPFKEAEFDVIYGEGISKEGEILDLGEELGIIKKSGAWYSYGDMKIGQGREKAREFLKQNPEIKEEIEQKIREGISGGAQ, from the coding sequence ATGGGTGAAGTTTTAGACGAAAAAGAGTTAGAGGCAAGAAAGAAAGCCTTAGAAAGTGCCCTTGCACAGATAGAAAAAAAGTTTGGTAAAGGGTCTGTTATGACCCTCAGCTCGGAAGCTGTAAAAACTGTTGAGGCCATACCAACAGGCTCACTTACATTAGACATTGCAACAGGTATTGGAGGAATACCACGGGGAAGGGTGACAGAGATTTACGGCCCTGAATCTTCAGGAAAAACAACACTCACACTCCACCTTATCGCCGAAGCTCAAAAAAGAGGAGGAAAAGCTGTATTTATAGATGCTGAACATGCATTTGACCCAAAATACGCAAAGGCTATTGGTGTTAATATTGAAGAGTTGATAGTATCACAGCCAGATTACGGGGAACAGGCATTAGAGATAGCAGAAACACTTATCAGAAGTGGAGCTATAGATGTTGTCATCATTGACTCTGTTGCAGCACTTGTTCCAAAGGCTGAGATTGAGGGGGACATAGAGGATTCTAACGTGGGACTGCATGCAAGACTGATGTCAAAGGCGATGAGAGTTCTAAAAGGAGCTGTTAATAAATCAAATACTGCCCTTGTCCTGATAAACCAGATTAGAGAAAAAGTAGGGGTTATGTTTGGAAATCCTGAAACAACAACAGGGGGAAGAGCCATAAAATTTTTCGCCGACATGAGACTTGAAGTAAGAAAAAAAGACATAAAAGACTCTGGTGAAAAGGTGGGAAGCAGAGTAAAAGTTAAAGTGGTAAAAAACAAGTTAGCTCCTCCATTTAAGGAAGCAGAATTTGACGTCATATATGGAGAAGGTATCTCAAAGGAAGGGGAGATTTTAGACCTTGGAGAGGAACTTGGAATAATAAAGAAAAGCGGAGCATGGTACTCATATGGAGATATGAAGATTGGACAGGGAAGGGAAAAAGCAAGGGAGTTTTTAAAACAGAATCCTGAAATAAAAGAAGAGATTGAACAGAAGATAAGGGAGGGTATATCAGGTGGAGCTCAATGA
- a CDS encoding regulatory protein RecX, translated as MEKAKSYALKLLSKKDYFEAEIKQKLSQKGFSKEEIEETVLYLKKHGFIDDDKLLERYREVAVQKGKSSIYLKRKLFSKGIYAELSYEEELKSAINLLENKYRGEKEFYNIVKFLKNRGFSYSVIQEAANKFLNGE; from the coding sequence ATGGAAAAGGCAAAATCATACGCACTAAAACTCCTTTCAAAGAAGGACTATTTTGAGGCAGAAATAAAGCAAAAATTATCACAGAAAGGATTTTCCAAAGAAGAAATAGAAGAAACTGTATTGTATCTGAAAAAACACGGTTTTATCGATGATGATAAGCTTTTGGAAAGATACAGAGAAGTTGCCGTTCAGAAAGGAAAAAGCTCAATATATTTGAAAAGAAAACTGTTTTCCAAAGGTATCTATGCCGAGCTATCGTACGAAGAAGAGCTAAAATCAGCCATAAATCTATTAGAAAATAAATACAGAGGAGAAAAAGAGTTCTACAATATAGTAAAATTTTTAAAAAATAGAGGCTTTTCTTACTCAGTTATACAGGAGGCAGCAAATAAATTTTTAAATGGAGAATAA
- a CDS encoding DUF1641 domain-containing protein has product MAENGNGKGVNVVLETMTNALTDQMVERLTQNIEKIVELGDKLSDPQMMETIDKLTKNAEALNKSVENLIEATTALSTMLNAFTDSMVERLTSTISELGELVDEVNRSNMKEILPHLKTLTAGNNMEALMDAANAVAVMRNALSDSMVERIVSLITDITVNLAKFRVEEIGTAALSSIEKASREIEQQPEKVGLGGLLKAIRDPEIQKGLIFALYLIRDLSQTLPKK; this is encoded by the coding sequence ATGGCCGAGAATGGAAATGGAAAGGGAGTAAATGTTGTTCTTGAAACGATGACAAATGCTCTTACAGACCAGATGGTTGAAAGGCTGACCCAGAATATAGAAAAAATTGTTGAACTGGGGGATAAACTGAGCGACCCTCAGATGATGGAAACAATTGACAAACTTACAAAAAATGCTGAAGCTCTAAACAAATCAGTAGAAAACCTTATTGAAGCAACAACAGCCCTATCAACAATGCTCAATGCATTCACAGACTCAATGGTTGAAAGGCTCACATCAACAATATCAGAACTGGGAGAACTGGTTGACGAGGTTAACAGGTCAAACATGAAAGAGATACTGCCCCACCTGAAAACACTCACAGCTGGAAACAACATGGAAGCTCTTATGGATGCTGCCAATGCCGTTGCTGTTATGAGAAATGCTCTTTCAGACTCTATGGTTGAAAGAATAGTCTCACTGATAACAGATATAACGGTAAATCTCGCAAAATTCAGAGTTGAAGAGATAGGAACAGCAGCCCTATCCAGTATAGAGAAAGCATCAAGAGAGATTGAGCAACAGCCTGAAAAAGTAGGATTAGGAGGACTTTTAAAAGCCATAAGGGACCCTGAGATACAGAAAGGACTCATATTTGCACTTTATCTTATCAGAGACCTTTCTCAGACACTTCCCAAAAAATAA
- a CDS encoding bifunctional riboflavin kinase/FAD synthetase — MKVIRESDLPLKEETVCTIGNFDGFHKGHAFILTTLKETARKENRKSLVITFEPHPKALLNPENAPCRITNLETKLDLLKHQGIDYVYVIHFDREFAQKTPQDFIQFLSQQLGCRKLIVGHDWRFGYKGEGNIETAKALGKQFDMDIIVIPPVKENNERISSTKIRQLLREGKVEQVEHLLGRTYCIKGTVQKGNQIGKEIGYPTINIKPSENLCLKKGVYSGFVSIDGKTYPAVINYGTRPTVDGKQLLIEAHIIGKRIGLEDSKQIKIFFKKFLREERKFDSLNQLKAQIKTDIEKTLQTLEV, encoded by the coding sequence ATGAAGGTAATCAGAGAATCTGACCTGCCTTTAAAGGAAGAAACTGTTTGCACCATAGGAAACTTTGACGGCTTTCATAAAGGACACGCATTCATTCTCACCACACTAAAAGAAACAGCCCGGAAAGAAAACAGAAAATCCCTTGTTATCACATTTGAACCTCATCCAAAAGCACTCCTCAATCCAGAGAACGCTCCTTGCAGAATAACAAATCTTGAAACAAAGTTAGATCTGCTAAAGCACCAGGGAATAGATTATGTTTATGTAATACACTTTGATAGAGAGTTTGCCCAGAAAACTCCTCAGGATTTCATACAATTTTTATCCCAGCAGCTTGGATGCAGAAAACTGATTGTCGGACACGACTGGAGATTCGGGTATAAGGGGGAAGGAAATATTGAAACAGCAAAAGCTCTGGGAAAGCAGTTTGATATGGATATTATCGTAATTCCTCCTGTAAAGGAAAACAATGAAAGAATAAGCAGCACAAAAATAAGACAACTCCTGAGAGAAGGCAAAGTGGAACAGGTAGAACATCTTTTAGGTAGAACATACTGTATAAAGGGAACTGTACAGAAAGGAAACCAGATTGGTAAAGAGATTGGTTATCCAACAATTAATATAAAACCTTCAGAAAATCTGTGTCTGAAAAAAGGAGTCTACTCAGGTTTTGTGTCCATAGATGGAAAGACATACCCTGCCGTTATAAACTACGGTACAAGACCTACAGTTGACGGCAAACAGCTCCTCATAGAAGCACACATTATAGGAAAAAGAATAGGTTTAGAAGACAGTAAACAGATAAAAATATTTTTCAAAAAATTCCTCAGAGAGGAGAGAAAGTTTGATAGCTTAAATCAGCTAAAAGCCCAGATAAAAACAGACATAGAAAAAACCCTCCAGACATTAGAGGTATGA
- a CDS encoding sulfurtransferase TusA family protein, whose translation MSENVVVVDARGSFCPGPLMELISKIKSVPVGTEIHVLSTDKGSAKDIPAWIKKVGHEYLGTEEKEGYWVIKVKKTK comes from the coding sequence ATGTCAGAAAATGTTGTGGTAGTAGATGCAAGGGGTTCATTTTGTCCAGGACCTTTGATGGAGCTGATATCGAAAATAAAATCTGTTCCCGTAGGAACCGAGATTCACGTTTTATCAACAGATAAAGGTTCAGCAAAAGACATACCAGCCTGGATTAAAAAAGTAGGACACGAATATCTGGGAACAGAAGAAAAGGAAGGTTACTGGGTAATAAAAGTAAAAAAAACTAAATAA
- a CDS encoding NAD(P)/FAD-dependent oxidoreductase has protein sequence MATHVVIAGGGTAGSIIANLLARGLHREIQNGEVIIKVIDKEEKHMYQPALLYVVFDRFREDEMFKDMRDLLNPSIIFIHDEIEEFDFNANVVRTKSGKNVEYDYLVIATGSNPRADLIEGLNEHGDIFYTLEGAKKLREKLRKFEGGRVVVSVAAPHKCPVAPLEITFMLDEYFRAKGIRDKVELHYTYPIGRVHALEAVANWAVPEFEKRDIKYETLFNMEKVEGKDGSGVIHSMEGFEKEFDLLIAIPPHKGTDALINSGIQDGWVPTDRHLLKAEGHENVYVCGDTTNLPISKAGSTAHFEADVVAENLIAEIKEGHPARDYDGKVMCFIETGFSSATYVWFNYTTPPDPVPPSKMIHWLKLGYNRVYWLTARGIL, from the coding sequence ATGGCAACACATGTTGTTATTGCAGGTGGTGGCACAGCAGGGTCAATAATTGCAAACTTACTTGCAAGAGGTCTTCACAGAGAAATCCAAAACGGAGAGGTGATAATAAAGGTTATTGACAAGGAAGAAAAGCATATGTACCAGCCGGCACTGCTTTATGTTGTCTTTGACAGATTCAGAGAAGATGAGATGTTCAAGGATATGAGAGATCTTCTAAATCCATCAATAATATTTATCCACGATGAGATTGAAGAGTTTGATTTTAACGCCAATGTTGTGAGAACAAAATCAGGAAAAAATGTGGAATACGATTACCTCGTTATTGCTACAGGTTCAAATCCAAGGGCTGACCTGATAGAAGGTTTAAACGAACATGGGGATATATTCTACACTCTCGAAGGAGCAAAGAAGCTGAGGGAAAAACTGAGAAAGTTTGAAGGTGGAAGAGTTGTGGTATCTGTTGCAGCTCCACACAAATGCCCTGTTGCACCCCTCGAGATAACATTCATGTTAGATGAGTACTTCAGGGCAAAAGGAATAAGAGACAAAGTTGAGCTTCATTACACATATCCTATCGGAAGGGTTCATGCCCTTGAAGCAGTTGCAAACTGGGCAGTTCCTGAATTTGAGAAAAGGGACATAAAGTATGAAACTCTGTTTAACATGGAAAAGGTGGAAGGAAAAGACGGAAGCGGAGTGATTCACAGTATGGAAGGTTTTGAGAAAGAGTTTGACCTTCTCATTGCCATACCTCCCCACAAAGGAACAGATGCACTGATAAACTCAGGCATTCAGGATGGATGGGTTCCAACAGACAGACACCTGCTAAAGGCAGAAGGCCACGAAAATGTTTATGTCTGTGGAGATACAACAAATCTCCCCATATCAAAAGCAGGCTCAACTGCCCACTTTGAGGCAGATGTTGTTGCTGAAAATCTTATTGCAGAAATAAAAGAAGGCCATCCAGCAAGGGATTACGACGGTAAGGTTATGTGTTTCATAGAAACAGGGTTCAGCTCTGCAACATATGTGTGGTTTAACTACACAACACCTCCAGATCCCGTTCCTCCATCAAAGATGATCCACTGGCTGAAATTAGGATACAACAGAGTTTACTGGCTCACTGCAAGGGGAATACTATAA
- the gatC gene encoding Asp-tRNA(Asn)/Glu-tRNA(Gln) amidotransferase subunit GatC, translating into MIDRETVLKVAQLSKLKLKEEEVKLFSKQLSDILGFIEKLEELDTENILPFYELINQETPMRDDQVEKGLTNEEALSNAPQSEKGFFVVPRVVSTE; encoded by the coding sequence ATGATAGACAGAGAAACTGTCCTGAAGGTAGCCCAGCTTTCAAAACTGAAATTGAAAGAAGAAGAAGTAAAGCTGTTTTCAAAACAGCTTTCTGACATTTTAGGATTTATAGAAAAACTTGAAGAATTAGATACAGAAAATATATTACCTTTTTATGAACTAATAAATCAGGAAACGCCCATGAGGGACGACCAGGTAGAAAAAGGGCTGACAAATGAAGAAGCCCTTTCCAATGCTCCCCAGTCTGAAAAGGGATTTTTTGTAGTCCCGAGGGTTGTTTCTACCGAATAA
- the topA gene encoding type I DNA topoisomerase — MGKSKKVVIVESPKKAREIQKILGKDFSVKATIGHFKDLPEKEMGVDLKNFKPKFVIKSKNHKKMLSEIKKLAENAEVYIATDPDREGYAIGYFMYQELKKKAKGIKRAEFHEITPKHIKEVIKKAPEFEKTNFGLFDAFLGRRVGDRIVGYILSPIASKEIGGRFSVGRVQSPAVRLVVDREREIQAFKPTPYYVLSVLLEKSDIPFTAFYEKQRIEDKALAEKIYKEIKEETEATVVEIQKKQIKQSPKPPFTTSVLQQTANAQLRFSPEKTMLLAQDLFENGLITYHRTDSVRISDEAVKKIRAFIKEHFGQEYLPQKAKKYSSKNTQADAHEAIRITNFVPIEKQKQLVQEKGLTEDHFKLLRLIYQRTVASQMKEAVYERTTAIFDIKGYRFKTTGSVITFDGYKRLYNIEDKEDTQKIPPLQKGEKLQKLDQKLEEKWTKPPSRYTEGSLVRKLEELGIGRPSTYATIMKTIKDRGYVTKEGNALKPTQAAYELIDYLDKKYSWVVDYDFTKKMEDFLDSVEQKKKKWKEFVKQIYEKTQSSSKAVVSKKMLNYALDLAEKHGKDISHILDNPEELKKFIDQHKETKPTEKQIAYAKSLAEKTGIELTEEVLQDKEKIKRWINRAKREAMKSYKLSEKQKAVLIKNGREDLIDKPEKALKWLSSYFRRRKK; from the coding sequence ATGGGAAAAAGCAAAAAAGTTGTGATTGTAGAATCACCAAAAAAGGCAAGAGAGATACAGAAGATTTTAGGGAAGGACTTTTCTGTAAAAGCAACAATAGGTCATTTTAAAGACCTTCCAGAAAAAGAGATGGGTGTTGACCTTAAAAACTTCAAACCAAAGTTTGTTATAAAATCAAAAAACCATAAAAAGATGCTCTCAGAGATAAAAAAACTTGCAGAGAATGCTGAAGTTTACATAGCAACAGACCCAGACAGAGAAGGTTATGCCATAGGATACTTTATGTATCAGGAGCTAAAAAAGAAGGCAAAAGGAATCAAAAGGGCAGAATTCCATGAGATAACCCCCAAACATATAAAAGAAGTGATAAAAAAAGCCCCAGAGTTTGAAAAAACAAATTTTGGTCTGTTTGATGCATTCTTAGGCAGAAGAGTTGGAGACAGAATTGTTGGATACATACTCTCTCCCATTGCATCTAAAGAGATTGGAGGAAGGTTCAGTGTAGGGAGAGTCCAGTCTCCTGCCGTAAGATTAGTGGTAGATAGGGAAAGGGAAATTCAGGCATTCAAGCCAACACCTTACTACGTTTTATCTGTCCTGTTGGAAAAGTCAGATATTCCCTTTACAGCATTTTACGAAAAACAGAGAATAGAAGACAAAGCTTTAGCAGAAAAGATATATAAGGAAATCAAAGAGGAAACAGAAGCAACAGTTGTAGAGATACAGAAAAAACAGATAAAACAGTCTCCAAAACCACCATTTACCACATCTGTTTTACAACAAACAGCAAACGCCCAGCTAAGGTTTTCCCCAGAAAAAACGATGCTCCTTGCACAGGATTTATTTGAAAATGGTCTTATAACCTATCACAGAACAGACAGCGTCAGGATATCTGATGAGGCAGTAAAAAAGATAAGAGCATTTATAAAAGAACATTTTGGACAGGAATATCTGCCACAAAAGGCAAAAAAATACTCCTCAAAAAACACACAGGCAGATGCTCATGAAGCCATCAGAATAACAAACTTTGTCCCAATAGAAAAACAGAAACAGCTCGTTCAGGAAAAAGGCCTGACAGAAGACCACTTCAAGCTCCTCAGACTGATTTACCAGAGGACAGTAGCATCACAGATGAAAGAAGCAGTTTACGAAAGAACAACAGCAATTTTTGATATAAAAGGATACAGGTTTAAAACAACAGGTTCTGTAATAACATTTGACGGATACAAAAGACTTTACAACATAGAAGACAAAGAAGATACACAGAAAATTCCCCCTCTGCAAAAAGGAGAAAAACTCCAGAAATTAGACCAGAAGTTAGAAGAAAAGTGGACAAAACCACCATCACGCTACACAGAAGGTTCACTGGTCAGGAAGCTTGAAGAATTAGGAATAGGCAGACCTTCTACATACGCAACCATAATGAAAACAATAAAAGACAGAGGGTATGTGACAAAAGAAGGAAATGCGTTAAAGCCAACTCAGGCAGCATACGAGCTGATAGATTACTTAGACAAAAAATACAGCTGGGTTGTAGATTACGATTTCACAAAAAAGATGGAAGACTTTCTGGACAGTGTTGAGCAGAAGAAGAAAAAGTGGAAAGAGTTCGTAAAGCAGATTTACGAAAAAACCCAGTCCTCAAGCAAAGCTGTTGTTTCAAAAAAGATGCTAAACTATGCCTTAGACCTTGCAGAAAAACACGGAAAAGACATATCCCACATATTAGATAACCCTGAGGAACTGAAAAAGTTTATAGACCAGCACAAAGAGACAAAACCAACAGAAAAACAGATAGCATACGCCAAATCACTTGCAGAAAAGACAGGAATTGAGCTAACAGAAGAAGTTCTGCAGGATAAAGAAAAGATAAAAAGATGGATAAACAGGGCAAAAAGGGAAGCAATGAAATCATACAAATTGTCAGAAAAACAGAAAGCAGTCCTGATAAAAAACGGCAGAGAAGACCTGATAGATAAACCAGAAAAAGCATTAAAATGGCTGAGCAGCTACTTTAGAAGAAGAAAAAAATAA
- a CDS encoding PilT/PilU family type 4a pilus ATPase, with protein sequence MELNEILTKAVEENATDIHLKIGRPPVFRINRKLTDKEEFGKIKEHDIVNFINTVIKSENKKAELIRKGEIDISYSIPGVSRFRVNIYRQRGTYAFAFRILKTKIPSFEELNLPKKLAEIALEKRGLVLVTGPTGTGKSTTLAAMIDYRNQNTEDVIITIEDPIEYVFHDKKCYIAQREIGLDSTTFATALRAALREDPDVIMVGEMRDVETIETALRAAETGHLVFSTLHTQDAKDTLNRIIDMFPLEAQNHIRIMLASTLKAVISQRLIPRKDQEGIVPAVEILINTGAVFDAIIDPDKFETITELMEKGKSEYGMQTFDMAILDLYNKGWISYENALAYATNPSDLDLKIKGVSSGEYDAGMYGIDGNY encoded by the coding sequence GTGGAGCTCAATGAGATACTGACAAAAGCTGTTGAAGAAAATGCTACAGACATTCACCTGAAGATAGGAAGGCCTCCTGTATTTAGAATAAACAGGAAGCTGACAGACAAGGAAGAGTTTGGAAAGATAAAAGAGCACGACATAGTAAATTTTATTAACACTGTCATAAAAAGCGAAAACAAAAAAGCAGAGCTGATAAGAAAAGGAGAGATAGACATATCATACTCCATACCGGGCGTCAGCAGATTCAGGGTAAATATATACAGGCAGAGAGGAACATATGCATTCGCCTTCAGAATTCTGAAAACCAAGATACCTTCCTTTGAAGAACTGAACCTCCCCAAAAAACTTGCAGAGATTGCCCTTGAAAAAAGAGGCCTTGTCCTTGTTACAGGTCCCACCGGAACAGGTAAATCCACAACACTTGCAGCAATGATAGATTACAGAAACCAGAATACGGAAGACGTTATCATCACCATTGAAGACCCTATTGAGTATGTTTTTCACGATAAAAAGTGTTACATAGCCCAGAGAGAAATAGGACTGGACTCCACAACATTTGCTACAGCACTGAGGGCAGCACTGAGGGAAGACCCTGACGTTATAATGGTCGGAGAGATGAGGGATGTTGAGACTATAGAGACAGCCCTAAGGGCAGCAGAGACAGGGCATCTTGTTTTCTCAACACTCCATACACAGGACGCAAAAGACACGCTAAACAGGATTATAGATATGTTCCCATTAGAGGCACAGAACCACATCAGGATAATGCTTGCTTCAACGCTCAAAGCAGTAATATCCCAGAGACTGATTCCCAGAAAAGACCAGGAAGGGATTGTACCAGCTGTAGAGATTCTGATTAACACAGGTGCAGTATTTGACGCAATTATTGACCCTGATAAGTTTGAAACAATAACAGAGCTGATGGAAAAAGGTAAAAGCGAATACGGTATGCAGACATTTGACATGGCAATATTAGACCTTTACAACAAAGGATGGATTTCTTACGAAAACGCCCTTGCATACGCAACAAATCCATCAGACCTCGACCTTAAGATTAAAGGTGTATCCTCTGGGGAGTATGACGCAGGCATGTACGGAATAGATGGAAACTACTGA